The Candidatus Methylomirabilota bacterium genome includes a window with the following:
- a CDS encoding tetratricopeptide repeat protein, whose protein sequence is MASVRITPGLAGALLVGAAFALGVTKVEDWDAFTHLALGREIVGRRWFPDHELFTFPTAALPYYNPEWLFDVVLYLAYVLGGYTGLILLKAALASLTALILWKDSGLGSPLSSDRVLGVTIRAAVLVPFLLMIRYRIVERPDLVLMVFLSFTIYALNAYLTDGRRYLYLLPGTQVVWANMHPSTIVAVVPFMAILAGGVLLRVLERRRGTPILGTPSPAQLRTVALVFAGVLVASTLNPYGTHALTQPFRIVAAPWLTQYVAELQPPRLGLQPGPFVAAGVLAITFIFLARRLPVIPLLLVAPFVYLGLSALRFMFLLGLVAAPVLGRNALAIVGAPASVARRVAIVTASAAVVLGVASTGLALAGLGPFAAPALTTGLGIQDRFLPERALQYLDRVGAHGRVFNTVHWGGYLAWRDFPRRLAIVDGRGHLPEAVLADVHFATTNAGVLDRLQAAYAFDIVVVAYPRVDAGSSTEFISPQWALVYWDDVALVYLRRSTAFAGVIARDEYRHVKPAHGVPHLRWMLDNGAPSPALEQEIRRNVAETGSSLGYTFLGFVDLQARRYDAALQAFRRVRDYSSRWHAYQGLALAYWGQGDLAQAVEYYKAAAAVFEDPVFFYNVGLGLTRLGNDRDAVQYLERARARDPGFTATYPLLIDAYRRLGERERERQVAAAYEQARLRARVHEHIRNAVRLARAGNAEAAVGELQVSLRLDHRNAATRHVLGNIYQAQGRFDAAIVQQQAALEADPRFAPAHYALGRLYQQRGDATAARAHLDAYIRLDRDSYLSWKVREELAGTPR, encoded by the coding sequence TTGGCGAGCGTCCGGATCACGCCGGGGCTGGCCGGCGCCCTCTTGGTCGGCGCGGCATTCGCGCTCGGCGTGACCAAGGTGGAGGACTGGGACGCCTTCACCCACCTCGCACTCGGCCGGGAGATTGTCGGCCGCCGCTGGTTTCCCGACCACGAGCTCTTCACTTTCCCGACCGCCGCCCTGCCCTACTACAATCCGGAGTGGCTGTTCGACGTAGTCCTCTATTTGGCCTATGTCCTCGGTGGTTACACGGGCCTGATCCTCCTGAAGGCGGCGCTCGCATCGTTGACCGCGCTCATCCTGTGGAAGGACTCCGGGCTCGGCTCCCCACTGTCGTCGGATAGGGTGCTGGGGGTGACGATCCGGGCGGCCGTCCTCGTTCCTTTTCTCCTCATGATCCGCTATCGGATCGTGGAGCGGCCGGACCTGGTTCTCATGGTCTTTCTCAGCTTCACCATCTACGCGCTCAACGCGTATCTCACCGACGGCCGGCGTTACCTCTACCTTCTTCCGGGGACCCAGGTCGTCTGGGCCAACATGCATCCGAGCACGATCGTCGCCGTCGTGCCGTTCATGGCCATCCTGGCGGGCGGCGTTCTCTTGCGTGTGCTCGAGCGCCGGCGCGGGACGCCCATTCTGGGCACCCCGTCGCCGGCCCAGCTGCGGACGGTAGCGCTGGTGTTCGCCGGGGTTCTCGTCGCCTCCACGCTGAATCCCTATGGCACCCATGCGCTGACCCAGCCGTTCCGCATCGTCGCCGCACCGTGGTTGACCCAGTACGTCGCCGAGCTCCAGCCGCCCCGCCTTGGCCTGCAGCCGGGCCCCTTCGTCGCAGCCGGGGTGCTCGCGATCACGTTCATCTTCCTCGCTCGACGGTTGCCGGTCATCCCGCTCCTCCTCGTCGCACCGTTCGTCTATCTCGGGCTTTCTGCGCTGCGGTTCATGTTCCTCCTCGGCCTCGTCGCTGCGCCCGTGCTCGGCCGAAACGCCCTGGCGATCGTGGGCGCTCCGGCAAGCGTCGCGCGTCGGGTTGCCATCGTCACGGCATCAGCGGCCGTCGTGCTCGGCGTCGCGTCCACGGGACTGGCCCTGGCCGGCCTCGGGCCCTTTGCCGCACCGGCCTTGACGACTGGCCTCGGGATCCAGGATCGCTTCCTCCCCGAACGCGCGCTCCAGTACCTCGACCGGGTCGGCGCGCACGGACGCGTGTTCAACACCGTCCATTGGGGTGGCTACCTCGCCTGGCGGGACTTCCCCCGTCGCCTGGCGATCGTCGATGGCCGCGGGCACCTCCCGGAGGCGGTACTCGCCGACGTTCACTTCGCCACGACGAACGCCGGGGTCCTCGACCGTCTCCAGGCAGCGTATGCGTTCGATATAGTGGTCGTGGCCTATCCCCGGGTCGACGCCGGGAGCAGCACCGAATTCATCTCGCCTCAGTGGGCCCTCGTCTACTGGGATGACGTCGCGCTAGTCTATCTGCGCCGGTCGACCGCGTTCGCTGGAGTGATCGCGCGGGACGAGTACCGCCATGTGAAGCCGGCCCACGGAGTCCCGCACCTGCGCTGGATGCTAGACAACGGCGCGCCGTCTCCTGCGCTCGAGCAGGAGATCCGCCGAAACGTGGCCGAAACGGGATCGTCGCTGGGCTACACATTCCTCGGCTTCGTCGACCTCCAGGCTCGCCGCTACGACGCGGCCCTACAGGCGTTCCGCCGAGTGCGCGATTATAGCTCCCGCTGGCACGCCTACCAGGGGCTGGCACTCGCCTACTGGGGGCAAGGCGATCTCGCTCAGGCCGTCGAGTACTACAAGGCGGCGGCAGCCGTGTTCGAGGATCCGGTCTTCTTCTACAACGTCGGCCTCGGGTTGACGCGGCTGGGAAACGATCGCGACGCGGTCCAGTATCTCGAACGCGCCCGCGCCCGTGACCCCGGCTTCACCGCGACCTACCCGCTGCTCATCGACGCCTATCGTCGCCTGGGAGAGCGAGAGCGAGAACGGCAGGTGGCTGCCGCGTACGAGCAGGCGCGCCTGCGCGCCCGCGTGCACGAACACATCCGGAACGCCGTTCGGCTCGCCCGCGCGGGGAACGCCGAGGCCGCCGTGGGCGAGCTCCAGGTGTCTCTTCGCCTCGACCACCGGAACGCGGCGACCCGACACGTGCTCGGCAATATCTATCAGGCCCAGGGCCGGTTCGACGCGGCGATCGTCCAGCAGCAGGCCGCCCTCGAGGCAGATCCCCGCTTCGCTCCGGCCCACTACGCCCTGGGACGCCTGTATCAGCAACGCGGGGACGCGACCGCCGCCCGAGCCCACCTCGACGCGTACATCCGCCTCGACCGCGACAGTTACCTGTCGTGGAAAGTCCGCGAGGAGCTCGCCGGAACTCCACGCTGA
- a CDS encoding glycosyltransferase family 2 protein, with protein sequence MSPGDPAVAIVLVTYFGADNLDRLYASVQALRYRSERQSLIVVENGPDRDAWRWFRARAPQVRVLVPGDNIGYAGGAAAGMREALAAGVDYVAVITQDTVLDPDWLRELVAIAERHPQAGAVQPKILRTDRNGRMVINTWGNELHFLGVGFSGGDGRPDGPLEPRPVGYASGAGVLFRASALRTVGLFDPAFFMYHEDSDLSWRMRLAGYDVLLAPRARMHHDYDFGRNPDKLYYIERNRLINVLTHYRLSTLALLAPALLLFEVLMLGYAFTGGWLGRRLAVYRFFMRRSTWQYLRQKRRAVQSIRRVPDRAITVHWTARIEFPAVDSWLLRRVMNPLLRGYWLLARPLLRW encoded by the coding sequence GTGTCGCCCGGCGATCCCGCTGTTGCCATCGTCCTCGTCACCTACTTCGGCGCGGACAATCTCGACCGACTCTATGCCAGCGTTCAGGCCCTCCGCTATCGGTCCGAGCGTCAGTCTCTGATCGTCGTGGAGAACGGGCCGGACCGCGACGCTTGGCGATGGTTTCGCGCGCGCGCGCCCCAGGTGCGTGTCCTCGTGCCCGGGGACAACATTGGGTACGCCGGCGGAGCGGCCGCCGGCATGCGCGAAGCGCTGGCGGCCGGGGTCGACTACGTGGCCGTCATCACCCAGGACACGGTCCTCGACCCCGATTGGCTGCGGGAGCTGGTGGCGATTGCCGAGCGACACCCGCAGGCCGGGGCCGTGCAGCCAAAGATCTTGAGAACAGATCGAAACGGCCGGATGGTCATCAACACGTGGGGAAATGAGCTCCATTTCCTCGGCGTTGGCTTCTCCGGCGGGGACGGTCGTCCGGACGGGCCGCTCGAGCCCAGGCCAGTGGGGTATGCGAGCGGGGCCGGTGTGCTCTTTCGGGCGAGCGCCCTGCGGACCGTCGGCCTCTTCGACCCCGCATTTTTCATGTACCACGAGGACAGCGACCTCTCGTGGCGCATGCGCCTGGCCGGGTACGACGTGCTGCTGGCGCCGCGTGCGCGCATGCACCACGACTACGACTTCGGTCGGAACCCCGACAAGCTCTACTACATCGAGCGGAACCGACTCATCAACGTCCTCACCCACTATCGGTTGAGCACGCTGGCGCTGCTCGCGCCCGCGCTTCTGCTATTCGAGGTGCTGATGCTCGGCTATGCGTTCACTGGCGGCTGGCTGGGGCGACGTCTCGCCGTGTACCGCTTCTTCATGCGGCGGTCGACCTGGCAATACCTGAGACAGAAGCGACGCGCTGTCCAGTCCATTCGCCGGGTTCCCGATCGGGCGATCACCGTGCATTGGACGGCGCGAATCGAGTTTCCGGCCGTGGATAGCTGGCTCCTGCGCCGCGTGATGAATCCGCTGCTCCGAGGCTACTGGCTGTTGGCCCGTCCCCTGCTCCGCTGGTAG
- a CDS encoding glycosyltransferase family 4 protein: MRLAVFHNLPAGGAKRALYGLVKQLHRAGCAIDVLIPVGADEAYLSLRDLARRVEVFPVGATWSGVVTSALRYLPPIAPLSVSLADLERTQRRIAAVIDEGDYEAVFVEQDRYTMSPFILKYLVTPHVYYCQQPCRQQERVNETVRREGNVHRAPLLRIDLARRYAEARLVQIDRGNASAARSILANSYFSREAILRVYGMNASVCYLGVDHELFAHQDEDEDDYVMSVGYMGPMKGHDFIVRALARIEERRRPRLVLVANGIDHDWQRYIETLAARQGVVLDIRVLVSDPQLVQLYNRARVFVYGAYLEPFGLAPLEAMACGTPVVAVKEGGLRESIVDGDTGILVERDEGLFAAAVSELLADDGKRRKIGRAAAAAVSERWTMEQAGLRLLAHLQRAAKADATTAGGPRGAGRE; this comes from the coding sequence ATGAGACTCGCGGTCTTTCACAACCTGCCGGCGGGTGGCGCGAAACGGGCCCTCTACGGCCTGGTCAAGCAGCTCCACCGCGCGGGGTGTGCGATCGATGTGCTCATCCCGGTGGGAGCGGACGAAGCGTATTTGAGCTTGCGGGACTTGGCCAGGCGCGTCGAGGTCTTTCCGGTTGGCGCGACATGGTCCGGGGTTGTCACCTCTGCGCTCCGCTATCTGCCGCCGATCGCGCCGCTGTCCGTGTCGCTGGCGGATCTGGAACGTACCCAGCGGCGGATCGCGGCGGTGATCGATGAGGGCGACTATGAGGCGGTGTTCGTGGAGCAAGACCGCTACACGATGTCGCCCTTCATCCTCAAGTACCTGGTCACGCCGCACGTCTACTACTGTCAGCAGCCCTGCCGGCAACAGGAGCGCGTGAACGAGACCGTCCGCCGGGAGGGCAACGTGCACCGCGCGCCGTTGTTGCGGATCGACTTGGCCCGCCGCTACGCCGAGGCCCGGCTGGTCCAGATCGACCGCGGCAATGCTTCGGCAGCCCGGTCGATCCTTGCGAACTCCTACTTCTCACGAGAGGCGATCCTTCGGGTCTACGGTATGAACGCGTCGGTCTGCTACCTCGGCGTGGACCACGAGCTCTTCGCGCACCAGGACGAGGACGAGGACGATTATGTGATGTCGGTGGGCTACATGGGGCCGATGAAGGGCCACGACTTCATCGTGCGAGCCCTCGCCCGCATCGAGGAGCGACGCCGGCCTCGACTCGTGCTGGTGGCGAATGGGATAGATCACGACTGGCAGCGCTACATCGAGACGCTGGCGGCCCGCCAGGGCGTCGTGCTGGACATCCGAGTTCTCGTCTCGGATCCCCAGCTGGTTCAGCTGTACAACCGCGCCCGGGTGTTCGTCTACGGTGCGTATCTGGAGCCCTTTGGCCTGGCGCCCCTGGAAGCCATGGCCTGCGGGACGCCGGTGGTGGCCGTGAAGGAGGGTGGCCTGCGGGAAAGCATCGTCGACGGCGACACCGGCATCCTCGTCGAGCGGGACGAAGGGCTGTTCGCCGCCGCGGTGTCCGAGCTGCTGGCGGATGACGGCAAGCGGCGGAAGATCGGCCGCGCCGCGGCCGCGGCCGTCAGCGAGCGCTGGACCATGGAGCAGGCCGGCCTCCGACTCCTCGCTCACCTCCAACGTGCTGCGAAAGCCGACGCGACGACAGCGGGGGGCCCTCGTGGCGCAGGCCGCGAGTAG
- a CDS encoding ATP-binding protein, which produces MIGSPHERLDLDRMLRVFAWGRLVVAVLLGITAPFIPSDLLPRTNAGLLLAAFFTVVASSAAVLLLHSTVRPQRTAWWVCLLDIVLVTGVVATTGGAKSILAFLYVLLVTAAGMVLSRPGGLMIAVLSSGMYTALVFVRTVVPVTHFWEPIGEGMALEILTIFVNAGTLLVVGITAGSLAERILAAQHELETRGRDLKDLQAFKDLIFQSVGTGLIALDRDERITAFNRAAEAISGVPATVAVGRRWAELFGGLSPRALTTLGAPASTRHELELNRPDGTRTPIRVTTSPLLSSDGTRIGVIAACEDLSRIREMEAHMRRADRLAALGRLAANIAHEIRNPLASLTGAIEALATGGSREERERLTQIVLRESERLDDMIKAFLDYARPTPLSRAVVDVASVLDDVLLLLEHRELPPGLKIVRSFPPMLPWDIDQHRLRQALWNLCLNAVQAMPAGGELNVSASADDRTLRITVSDTGEGIAPADLSNVFEPFFSTKPGGSGLGLALVHRIVHEHGGDIQVQSAPGLRTTFVMTLPARHPAIPEPTHA; this is translated from the coding sequence TTGATCGGATCCCCTCACGAGCGTCTCGACCTCGACCGCATGCTCCGTGTCTTCGCATGGGGCCGACTGGTCGTGGCTGTGCTCCTCGGCATCACCGCGCCCTTCATTCCGTCCGACCTCCTGCCCAGGACGAACGCCGGCTTGTTGCTGGCGGCCTTTTTTACGGTGGTAGCGTCCTCGGCGGCGGTATTGCTGCTCCACTCGACGGTGAGGCCGCAACGGACAGCGTGGTGGGTCTGCCTGCTCGACATCGTCCTCGTCACCGGCGTGGTCGCGACCACCGGCGGCGCCAAGTCGATCCTCGCGTTTCTCTACGTGCTACTGGTGACCGCCGCCGGCATGGTGCTGTCCCGCCCCGGCGGCCTCATGATCGCGGTCCTGTCCAGCGGCATGTACACGGCGCTCGTTTTCGTGCGCACCGTCGTCCCCGTCACCCACTTCTGGGAGCCGATTGGGGAAGGGATGGCGCTCGAGATCCTGACCATCTTCGTCAACGCTGGGACGCTACTCGTCGTCGGCATCACTGCGGGTAGCCTCGCCGAGCGGATCCTGGCCGCCCAGCACGAACTGGAGACTCGCGGCCGAGACCTGAAGGACCTTCAGGCCTTTAAGGACCTCATCTTCCAATCCGTAGGCACCGGACTGATCGCGCTTGATCGAGACGAGCGGATCACCGCCTTCAACCGGGCCGCCGAGGCCATCAGCGGCGTCCCCGCCACGGTCGCCGTCGGGCGACGGTGGGCAGAGCTCTTCGGGGGGCTGTCCCCACGGGCGTTGACGACTCTCGGCGCGCCGGCGTCAACCCGGCACGAGCTCGAGCTCAACCGTCCGGACGGCACGCGAACGCCCATCCGGGTCACTACCTCGCCCCTGCTCTCGAGCGACGGAACCCGCATCGGGGTCATCGCGGCATGCGAGGACCTCTCGCGGATCCGGGAGATGGAAGCCCACATGCGTCGGGCCGATCGTCTGGCCGCCCTCGGTCGCCTGGCCGCGAACATCGCGCACGAGATCCGCAATCCACTGGCCTCGCTGACCGGCGCCATCGAGGCCCTAGCCACGGGCGGCAGCCGAGAAGAGCGGGAACGGCTGACCCAGATCGTGTTGCGCGAGTCGGAGCGACTCGACGACATGATCAAGGCCTTTCTTGACTATGCGCGGCCGACGCCGCTGTCGAGGGCCGTGGTAGACGTTGCCAGCGTCCTGGACGATGTGCTCCTCCTTCTCGAGCACCGCGAGTTGCCGCCCGGACTCAAGATCGTTCGGAGCTTCCCTCCCATGCTGCCGTGGGATATCGACCAACATCGTCTGCGGCAAGCGCTCTGGAATCTGTGCCTCAATGCCGTCCAAGCCATGCCCGCCGGCGGTGAGCTGAACGTGAGCGCCAGCGCCGACGATCGCACCTTGAGGATCACCGTCAGCGACACCGGCGAGGGGATAGCGCCGGCCGACCTCAGCAACGTGTTCGAGCCCTTCTTCTCGACCAAGCCCGGTGGGAGCGGGCTTGGGCTGGCGCTCGTGCACCGCATCGTTCACGAGCACGGCGGCGATATCCAGGTCCAGAGCGCCCCCGGGCTGAGGACCACGTTCGTGATGACCTTACCGGCTCGGCATCCCGCGATCCCGGAGCCGACGCATGCCTGA
- a CDS encoding glycosyltransferase, with protein sequence MAVVVVNWKGWADTIECLESLLRSNWPSFRVIVCDNGSADRSFEHLQAWAAGLLDVVVAPGNPLRGLLAPPVAKPVAHTSYDRTAAEAGGGPQDRDTRLVFIQTGSNLGFAGGVNVGLRYVLARDEFAYAWVLNNDTVVRPDTLGHLVRRMEERPDAGMCGSTLLSYDPPHLVQALAGARYNKWLGGTWHIGARRPASAAVAEEARVERRLSYIMGASMLVSRRVLEDIGLMSEDYFLFFEEVDWAFRIRGRYALTYAPGSVLYHKGGASTGANMDARKRSLMAERLLIRNRLRITRKFYPFALPTVYLGVLASMLLRLAEREWRKAGTIAAIALGLGRTAPVTPVKPRGGHPTGGALDDRLDGATPDRRRRSAVLNPLVVIPAFNEAASIAAVVRRAAAIGPGLPVLVVDDGSTDGTAAVARTAGARVVRLPFNMGYGVALQTGYKHALREGYDCVVQLDGDGQHEPADVPLLLSVIDREEADVALGSRFINATAYRPSIARRIGMRLFSFLAFALTGMRFSDVTSGFQALSRDVLRFYTTERYPVDYPDADVLIMLKRAGFRVKEVPVRMYPTHRPLSMHSGLRPIYYVFKMLLSIALVPLRRDMSEPKEI encoded by the coding sequence GTGGCCGTCGTCGTAGTCAACTGGAAGGGCTGGGCCGATACCATCGAGTGTCTGGAGAGCCTGCTCCGGAGCAATTGGCCGTCCTTCCGCGTCATCGTGTGCGACAACGGCTCAGCGGACCGATCGTTCGAGCACCTCCAGGCGTGGGCGGCCGGGCTTCTCGATGTGGTCGTGGCGCCCGGGAATCCGTTGCGCGGCCTCTTGGCGCCTCCGGTGGCCAAGCCCGTTGCCCACACCAGCTATGATCGGACGGCTGCTGAAGCAGGGGGCGGCCCCCAGGATCGCGATACCCGCCTGGTTTTCATCCAAACGGGCAGCAATCTTGGCTTTGCCGGCGGGGTCAACGTCGGCCTGCGCTACGTCCTGGCCCGGGACGAGTTCGCGTACGCCTGGGTGCTCAACAACGATACGGTCGTCCGTCCGGACACCCTCGGTCATCTCGTCCGGCGGATGGAAGAGCGACCGGACGCCGGCATGTGCGGCTCGACACTCTTGTCATATGACCCGCCGCACCTCGTCCAGGCCCTGGCCGGTGCCCGCTACAACAAGTGGCTAGGGGGCACGTGGCACATCGGTGCACGCCGGCCTGCAAGCGCGGCGGTTGCGGAGGAAGCGCGGGTCGAGCGGCGCCTGTCCTACATCATGGGCGCCTCCATGCTCGTCTCGCGGCGGGTGCTCGAGGACATCGGCTTGATGAGCGAGGACTACTTTCTCTTTTTCGAAGAGGTGGACTGGGCCTTTCGAATCCGCGGCCGGTATGCCCTCACCTATGCGCCGGGCAGCGTGCTGTACCACAAGGGAGGGGCGAGTACCGGGGCGAACATGGATGCCAGAAAACGAAGTCTCATGGCCGAGCGTTTGTTGATCAGGAACCGGCTGCGGATCACCCGAAAGTTCTATCCCTTTGCTCTTCCCACCGTTTATCTCGGGGTGCTCGCGAGCATGCTGTTGCGACTGGCTGAGCGCGAGTGGCGCAAGGCAGGCACGATCGCGGCCATCGCCCTCGGCCTCGGGCGGACGGCTCCGGTGACGCCGGTGAAGCCCCGCGGCGGACACCCCACTGGCGGTGCCCTGGACGATCGTCTGGACGGAGCTACCCCCGATCGGCGGCGAAGGTCGGCCGTCCTGAACCCTTTGGTCGTGATTCCCGCGTTCAACGAGGCGGCTTCCATTGCCGCGGTAGTCCGGCGCGCTGCGGCCATCGGACCCGGTCTGCCCGTGTTGGTCGTGGATGACGGTTCAACCGACGGCACGGCGGCCGTTGCGCGGACCGCGGGCGCCCGGGTTGTTCGGTTGCCGTTCAACATGGGCTACGGGGTGGCGCTGCAGACCGGCTACAAGCACGCCCTTCGGGAAGGCTACGACTGCGTCGTTCAGCTGGACGGCGATGGGCAGCACGAGCCAGCGGACGTCCCGCTGCTCCTCAGCGTCATCGACCGCGAGGAGGCGGATGTCGCCCTGGGATCCCGCTTCATCAACGCCACGGCGTACCGCCCGTCCATCGCCCGGCGGATCGGGATGCGACTGTTTTCCTTCCTGGCGTTCGCGCTGACAGGGATGCGCTTCTCCGACGTGACGTCGGGCTTTCAAGCGCTCAGCCGGGACGTCCTCCGCTTCTACACGACAGAACGCTACCCCGTCGACTATCCCGACGCCGACGTGCTGATTATGCTGAAGCGGGCTGGCTTCCGGGTGAAGGAGGTGCCGGTCCGCATGTACCCAACGCACCGACCGCTCTCGATGCACTCCGGGCTGCGGCCGATCTATTACGTCTTCAAGATGCTGCTGTCAATTGCGCTGGTCCCGCTCCGCCGTGACATGAGCGAGCCGAAGGAGATCTGA
- a CDS encoding flippase, which yields MEFGGKLLVRNTGLNVLSQATPFVAALLAIPLLVPALGVERFGVLSLVWVLLANVAIFDVGLGRATTRTVAEALGGGNQEDIPRLVWTAAAVQLLVGATSGLLGAGLAPVVVGRVLSVSPDLAGDAQVAFVLVALTIPVIAVSTSFAGALEAAQRFDLVMAVRLPTGVLTFLMPLIGVLLGFGLPGIVGLLLLARAGALLAWLVLSMRIFPDLKRLQRPRRALMARLWSFGGWIAMCQIAAPCLRYVDRYVIGALLSMSALAYYAAPFDLIERVWMLPTSLVLTLFPAFTALSGRPDLARARQLFVRSVSYLVLAMSPIALVLTVYAGPLLGLWLGEDFARHGTLPLQLFALTSMFAAIAPVSGSVIEGYGRPRVIATLYLCALPLNAALTWALVNAIGLPGAALSFGIRALAETAVLSVVASRIVHLRFTLAVRDLGRPLAIIVSLGAAGVMLDGLAEDHLLRAVAVCAMVVGAATASWHWVLTRDDRNSVLAVFGGRMP from the coding sequence GTGGAGTTCGGGGGCAAACTGCTCGTCCGGAACACCGGCCTCAACGTTCTGAGTCAGGCGACGCCGTTCGTGGCCGCGTTGCTCGCCATCCCGCTCCTCGTTCCCGCCCTGGGTGTGGAGCGCTTCGGCGTGCTCTCCCTGGTCTGGGTCCTGCTGGCCAACGTCGCGATCTTCGACGTCGGCCTCGGCCGGGCCACGACCAGGACGGTGGCCGAGGCGCTCGGCGGCGGGAACCAGGAGGACATTCCCCGGCTCGTGTGGACGGCGGCTGCCGTGCAGTTGCTTGTAGGAGCGACGAGCGGCCTGCTCGGCGCGGGCCTCGCGCCGGTGGTCGTCGGTCGCGTTCTGAGCGTCTCGCCGGATCTCGCCGGCGACGCCCAGGTCGCCTTCGTGCTCGTCGCGCTGACCATTCCAGTGATCGCAGTGTCCACTTCGTTCGCCGGGGCGCTGGAAGCGGCCCAGCGCTTCGATCTGGTGATGGCGGTGCGGCTGCCCACGGGCGTGCTCACGTTCCTGATGCCGTTGATCGGGGTGCTCTTGGGGTTCGGGCTGCCCGGCATCGTCGGGCTACTCCTGCTGGCGCGGGCTGGGGCGCTGCTGGCCTGGCTCGTGTTGAGCATGCGGATCTTTCCCGACTTGAAGCGACTGCAACGGCCCCGGCGGGCGCTCATGGCGCGGCTCTGGTCCTTTGGGGGATGGATCGCCATGTGCCAGATCGCGGCTCCCTGCCTGCGTTACGTGGATCGCTATGTTATCGGGGCGCTGCTGTCCATGTCGGCGCTCGCCTATTACGCCGCCCCCTTTGATCTGATCGAGCGGGTGTGGATGCTGCCGACGAGCTTGGTCCTGACCCTCTTTCCCGCCTTCACCGCATTGAGCGGCAGGCCCGATCTGGCCCGCGCTCGTCAGCTTTTCGTGCGCAGCGTGAGCTATCTGGTCCTGGCCATGAGCCCGATCGCCCTGGTGCTCACGGTTTATGCCGGGCCACTGCTCGGCCTGTGGCTGGGTGAGGATTTCGCGAGGCACGGGACCTTGCCGCTGCAGCTGTTCGCCCTGACCTCGATGTTCGCGGCGATCGCGCCAGTTTCGGGAAGCGTCATCGAAGGCTATGGTCGTCCTCGCGTCATCGCGACGCTGTACCTGTGCGCCCTTCCCCTCAATGCCGCCTTGACCTGGGCGCTGGTGAACGCGATTGGCCTTCCCGGCGCCGCCTTGTCGTTCGGGATCCGGGCCCTCGCGGAGACCGCCGTGCTGTCGGTGGTTGCCAGCCGGATCGTCCATCTTCGCTTCACGTTGGCAGTGCGCGACCTAGGCCGACCGCTGGCGATCATCGTTTCGCTGGGGGCGGCGGGGGTGATGCTGGACGGCCTCGCCGAAGACCATCTATTGCGGGCGGTGGCGGTATGCGCCATGGTCGTCGGCGCGGCGACGGCGTCGTGGCACTGGGTGCTGACTCGCGACGACCGGAACAGCGTGCTGGCGGTCTTCGGAGGACGCATGCCATGA
- a CDS encoding class I SAM-dependent methyltransferase, whose protein sequence is MNYQERLVQRYWSTHYHRVMPQSAAAWEWAIRRIDVNFGPYFSALPKEAPILDLPCGVGYLEHYLLRRGFRNLHAVDVSEEQLVIARGKLAEHGLDAAAKVVFELADVFEYVRRGGAFAAIAVIDLLDHLSKDRVLELLDRCHAALDREGLIVIRVTNADNPTWGRVFYRDFTHETPFAPDGLRQCLALTGFAPVMLDYERVPRLDAWVIGQTRAAVRGVGLWVLGKFLGVCPAAFSHDLVAVARKI, encoded by the coding sequence ATGAACTATCAGGAGCGACTCGTCCAGCGGTACTGGTCCACGCACTACCATCGAGTGATGCCGCAGAGCGCGGCCGCCTGGGAGTGGGCGATCAGGAGGATCGACGTGAACTTTGGCCCTTACTTCTCAGCCCTGCCAAAGGAAGCCCCGATCCTGGATCTGCCGTGCGGCGTCGGGTACCTCGAGCACTATCTGTTGCGGCGGGGGTTCCGCAATCTCCACGCGGTGGATGTATCCGAGGAGCAGCTGGTCATCGCCCGGGGCAAGCTCGCGGAGCACGGACTCGACGCCGCTGCGAAGGTCGTCTTCGAGCTCGCCGATGTTTTCGAGTATGTGCGGCGGGGAGGGGCGTTCGCGGCCATCGCCGTGATCGACCTCCTGGACCATTTGTCGAAGGATCGAGTGCTCGAGCTGCTTGATCGGTGCCACGCCGCGCTGGATCGTGAGGGGCTCATCGTGATCCGCGTGACCAACGCCGACAATCCGACGTGGGGTCGGGTCTTTTACAGGGACTTCACGCACGAGACTCCATTTGCGCCGGACGGCCTGCGGCAGTGCTTGGCTCTGACCGGATTCGCACCGGTGATGCTGGACTACGAGCGCGTCCCCCGCCTGGACGCGTGGGTCATCGGCCAGACGAGGGCAGCCGTCCGCGGGGTGGGGTTGTGGGTGCTCGGCAAGTTCCTCGGCGTGTGCCCGGCGGCGTTCAGCCACGACCTGGTCGCGGTTGCGCGAAAGATATGA
- a CDS encoding DUF2304 domain-containing protein, which yields MDHLLMTPHQQFFAIVTSVLVFVFILELVRRRRLREEYSWLWLLTGGLMIVLVVWQRLLVLITWVIGAVSPITTLLLFSLLFLLAIVIHYSVIISRLTTEVKNLVQELALLASQLDRPGRG from the coding sequence ATGGATCATCTCTTGATGACGCCCCACCAGCAATTCTTCGCGATCGTCACCTCGGTGCTGGTGTTCGTCTTCATCCTGGAGCTGGTGCGCCGCAGGCGGCTTCGTGAGGAGTACTCTTGGCTCTGGCTTCTCACCGGCGGACTCATGATCGTCCTCGTGGTGTGGCAGCGCCTCCTGGTGCTCATAACGTGGGTCATCGGCGCCGTGTCGCCGATCACGACCCTCCTGCTCTTCTCGTTGCTGTTCCTTTTGGCCATCGTCATCCATTACTCGGTGATCATCTCCCGACTGACGACGGAAGTGAAGAACCTGGTCCAGGAGCTGGCGCTCCTGGCGAGTCAGCTCGATAGGCCTGGGCGCGGATAA